Proteins from a genomic interval of Cupriavidus sp. WKF15:
- a CDS encoding YeaH/YhbH family protein — translation MATVIDRRENGGNKSAVNKQRFIKRYREQIRQAVAKAVSGRKIMDIEQSGQVSIPVKDISEPIFHHGPGGRREWIHPGNKKFVRGDSFDRQQQGGGGTGSRASDSGEGEDDFVFTLSREDFLNFFFEDMALPDMAKRHLAKIAEVRKVRAGYSIDGTPSNLSILRTMRSSIGRRIALSSPYQKRLRELEKEYSEALDKEGPYSEVALELMKEMRHLRACIDRVPFIEKLDLRYNNRVLKKRPQAQAVMFCLMDVSGSMDESRKDLAKRFFMLLYLFLKRNYERIDVVFIRHHTVAKEVEEEDFFHSRESGGTVVSSALKLMVEVIHDRYPPSQWNIYCAQASDGDNWAGDSELCGRLLREAILPLVQYFAYVEVASEEPQNLWEEYLTVKSQFEHFAMQRIISADEIYPVLHDLFQKRAA, via the coding sequence ATGGCCACGGTCATTGACAGGCGTGAGAACGGCGGCAACAAAAGTGCCGTCAATAAGCAGCGCTTTATCAAGCGCTATCGCGAGCAGATACGCCAGGCGGTCGCAAAGGCGGTGTCCGGCCGGAAGATCATGGACATCGAGCAGAGCGGGCAGGTGTCCATTCCGGTCAAGGACATCTCCGAGCCGATCTTCCACCACGGCCCGGGCGGGCGGCGTGAATGGATCCATCCCGGCAACAAGAAGTTTGTCCGGGGCGATTCATTCGACCGCCAGCAGCAGGGCGGCGGCGGAACCGGGTCGCGCGCCAGCGACAGCGGCGAGGGCGAGGATGATTTCGTTTTCACGCTGTCGCGCGAGGATTTCCTGAATTTCTTCTTCGAGGACATGGCGCTGCCGGACATGGCCAAGCGCCACCTGGCCAAGATCGCCGAAGTCCGCAAGGTGCGCGCCGGCTACTCCATCGACGGCACGCCTTCCAACCTGTCGATCCTGCGCACCATGCGCAGCTCGATCGGCCGGCGCATTGCGCTGTCCAGCCCATACCAGAAACGCCTGCGCGAACTGGAGAAGGAGTACAGCGAGGCGCTGGACAAAGAGGGGCCATACAGCGAAGTGGCGCTCGAACTGATGAAGGAAATGCGGCATCTGCGCGCCTGCATCGACCGCGTTCCATTCATCGAGAAGCTCGACCTGCGCTACAACAACCGCGTGCTCAAGAAGCGGCCCCAGGCGCAGGCGGTGATGTTCTGCCTGATGGACGTGTCCGGTTCGATGGACGAGAGCCGGAAGGATCTCGCCAAGCGCTTCTTCATGCTGCTGTACCTGTTCCTGAAGCGCAATTACGAGCGCATCGACGTCGTGTTCATCCGCCATCACACCGTGGCCAAGGAAGTGGAAGAGGAGGATTTCTTCCATTCGCGCGAGTCCGGTGGTACGGTGGTGTCCAGCGCGCTGAAGCTGATGGTCGAGGTTATCCACGACCGTTATCCGCCAAGCCAGTGGAACATCTACTGCGCGCAGGCATCCGACGGCGACAACTGGGCCGGCGACTCAGAGTTGTGCGGCCGCCTGCTGCGCGAGGCGATCCTGCCGCTGGTTCAGTATTTCGCGTACGTGGAAGTGGCCTCCGAAGAACCGCAGAATCTGTGGGAAGAGTACCTGACGGTCAAGAGCCAGTTCGAGCACTTCGCGATGCAGCGCATCATCAGCGCGGACGAAATCTACCCGGTGCTGCACGACCTGTTCCAGAAGCGCGCGGCCTGA
- a CDS encoding SpoVR family protein, translated as MAYLSTGSEWTFELITRYDREIARIAGEFGLDTYPNQIEIITAEQMLDAYASAGLPVGYSHWSYGKHFLASERSYQRGHMGLAYEIVINSNPCIAYLMEENTLPMQALTIAHACYGHNSFFKGNYLFRTWTNADAIIDYLLFAKNYVAECEQRYGEQEVELLLDSCHALQNYGVDRYKRPKKLSINEEQARQAERENYLQMQVNDLWRTLPKHRPHALATDDDAVEPEASFPPEPQENLLYFIEKNAPKLAPWQREIVRIVRKIAQYFYPQRQTKVMNEGWATFWHYTIIHQLYEEKLVNDAFMLELLQAHTNVIYQPPYNSPYYSGLNPYTLGFLMFQDLRRMCENPEEEDYLWAPEIAGSDWRTTLDFAMRNFKDESFLLQFLSPRVIRELKLFSVLDDDRENKLRVTAIHNDEGYRMIRQLLASQYDLSGMEPNIQVTNVDVGGDRSLTLRHQQSDRRPLSHNFDEVIRHVTRLWGFNVRLEVAYEDGRRELKYECKPERRHRKVPGGGLSLAA; from the coding sequence ATGGCTTATCTCTCCACGGGTTCGGAATGGACCTTCGAGCTGATCACCCGGTATGACCGCGAGATCGCGCGCATTGCCGGCGAGTTCGGGCTGGACACCTATCCCAACCAGATCGAGATCATCACCGCCGAGCAGATGCTCGATGCCTATGCCTCGGCAGGCCTGCCGGTGGGGTACAGCCACTGGTCATACGGCAAGCACTTCCTGGCCTCGGAGCGCAGCTACCAGCGCGGCCACATGGGGCTGGCCTATGAGATCGTGATCAACTCCAACCCCTGCATTGCCTACCTGATGGAGGAGAACACGCTGCCGATGCAGGCGCTCACGATTGCGCATGCCTGCTACGGCCACAACTCGTTCTTCAAGGGCAACTACCTGTTCCGCACCTGGACCAACGCGGACGCCATCATCGACTACCTGCTGTTCGCCAAGAACTACGTGGCCGAGTGCGAGCAGCGCTACGGCGAGCAGGAGGTGGAGTTGCTGCTCGATTCCTGCCACGCGCTGCAGAACTACGGCGTGGACCGCTACAAGCGGCCCAAGAAGCTCTCCATCAACGAAGAGCAGGCGCGCCAGGCCGAACGCGAGAACTACCTGCAGATGCAGGTCAACGACCTGTGGCGCACGCTGCCCAAGCACCGTCCCCACGCCCTGGCGACCGATGATGACGCGGTGGAGCCGGAAGCCAGCTTCCCGCCGGAGCCGCAGGAGAACCTGCTGTACTTCATCGAGAAGAACGCGCCCAAGCTGGCGCCGTGGCAGCGCGAGATCGTGCGCATCGTGCGCAAGATCGCGCAGTACTTCTATCCGCAGCGCCAGACCAAGGTGATGAACGAAGGCTGGGCCACGTTCTGGCACTACACCATCATCCACCAGCTCTACGAGGAAAAGCTGGTCAACGACGCCTTCATGCTGGAGCTGCTGCAGGCCCACACCAACGTGATCTACCAGCCGCCATACAACAGTCCGTACTACAGCGGCCTGAACCCGTACACGCTGGGTTTCCTGATGTTCCAGGACCTGCGCCGCATGTGCGAGAACCCGGAAGAGGAGGATTACCTCTGGGCACCGGAGATCGCCGGGTCGGACTGGCGCACCACGCTGGACTTCGCCATGCGCAACTTCAAGGACGAGAGCTTCCTGCTGCAGTTCCTGTCGCCGCGCGTGATCCGCGAACTGAAGCTGTTCTCGGTGCTGGACGACGACCGCGAGAACAAGCTGCGCGTGACCGCCATCCATAACGACGAAGGCTACCGTATGATCCGGCAGCTGCTGGCATCGCAATACGACCTCTCCGGCATGGAGCCCAATATCCAGGTCACCAACGTCGATGTGGGCGGCGACCGCTCGCTCACCCTGCGCCACCAGCAGAGCGACCGCCGGCCGCTGTCGCACAACTTCGACGAAGTGATCCGCCATGTGACGCGCCTGTGGGGCTTCAATGTCCGGCTGGAAGTGGCCTATGAGGATGGCCGGCGCGAGCTCAAGTACGAGTGCAAGCCGGAACGCCGCCACCGCAAGGTGCCGGGCGGCGGGCTGAGCCTGGCGGCCTGA
- a CDS encoding acyl-CoA dehydrogenase family protein translates to MHNTYSDALDALLRAQCQPAVVRAIEQGADPAPLWQALLDSGFADCLLPESAGGAGLSLSDLAPVLHVLGRHAVPLPLAQTLFARALLQAHGVDVPAEPIALASPDDGSPATQVADARHAGWFLVQSGTRCVLLPAAAAGAEPTGAHADLTMRLPRCDGKAGTAFELPAGTLRTVGACLHAAQMAGALSQVMDMTLQYANDRLQFGRAIGKFQAIQHQISEMAEHVAASRLAAQIACDSTGSRPDPIRAAIGKLRASDAVTPVAAIAHAVHGAIGITEEFDLQLYTRRLHAWRVADGSERWWSRVLGELVCAEPSRGAVELVREWYEAAA, encoded by the coding sequence ATGCATAACACCTATTCCGACGCGCTCGACGCCCTGCTGCGCGCTCAATGCCAACCCGCCGTCGTACGCGCCATCGAACAGGGCGCGGACCCGGCGCCGCTCTGGCAGGCGCTGCTGGACAGCGGCTTTGCCGACTGCCTGTTGCCTGAATCGGCTGGTGGCGCCGGCCTGTCCTTGTCCGACCTGGCGCCCGTGCTGCACGTGCTGGGCCGCCATGCCGTGCCATTGCCGCTCGCGCAGACGCTGTTCGCGCGGGCGCTGCTGCAAGCCCATGGCGTGGACGTGCCTGCCGAGCCCATTGCGCTGGCAAGCCCCGACGATGGCAGCCCGGCCACGCAGGTGGCCGATGCCCGCCACGCAGGCTGGTTCCTGGTGCAGTCCGGTACGCGCTGCGTGCTGCTGCCGGCGGCCGCGGCCGGCGCCGAGCCGACCGGGGCTCACGCCGACCTGACCATGCGCCTGCCGCGTTGCGACGGCAAGGCCGGCACGGCCTTCGAGCTGCCCGCCGGCACACTGCGCACCGTCGGCGCCTGCCTGCATGCCGCGCAGATGGCCGGCGCGCTGTCCCAGGTCATGGACATGACGCTGCAGTACGCCAATGACCGCCTGCAGTTCGGGCGGGCGATCGGCAAGTTCCAGGCCATCCAGCACCAGATCAGCGAGATGGCGGAGCATGTCGCCGCGTCGCGCCTGGCCGCGCAGATCGCCTGCGACAGCACGGGCAGCCGGCCCGACCCGATCCGCGCCGCCATCGGCAAGCTGCGCGCCAGCGACGCGGTCACGCCGGTGGCTGCCATCGCGCACGCGGTGCATGGCGCCATCGGCATCACCGAGGAATTCGACCTGCAGCTCTACACGCGGCGCCTGCATGCGTGGCGCGTGGCGGATGGCTCGGAGCGCTGGTGGAGCCGCGTGCTGGGCGAGCTGGTCTGCGCGGAGCCGTCGCGTGGCGCGGTGGAACTAGTGCGCGAGTGGTACGAGGCGGCAGCCTGA
- a CDS encoding acyl-CoA dehydrogenase family protein produces the protein MTALLSTFQLTSLPPHATAFREQVRAFLAEHMPALPPEVRARSWMGFDAAFSRALAARGWVGITLPAAHGGAGLDPFSRFVLVEELLAAGAPVSAHWIADRQSGPLILRYGTEAQKAKYLSAICRGDAFFCIGMSEPNSGSDLASVATRAVRQPDGSWRLNGRKIWTTNANHCHYMLALVRTSGTPQDRQTGLSQVIVDLCAPGVTVRPIQDLTGDAHFSEVSFEDVVLAPDALIGQEGSGWEQVNAELAFERSGPERLYSSVVLLDTWLAALRRLPEGRRDTVTAGRLVGHLAVLRAMSLAVTARLAAGESPVVEAALVKDLGTTFEQSIPALVEAALGDEPALAADGALYRTLAYVTQIAPSYSLRGGTREILRGMIARGLGLR, from the coding sequence GTGACCGCATTGCTCTCCACCTTCCAGCTCACCAGCCTGCCGCCGCACGCCACGGCGTTTCGCGAGCAGGTCCGGGCCTTCCTGGCCGAACACATGCCGGCGCTGCCGCCCGAAGTGCGGGCCCGCTCTTGGATGGGCTTCGACGCCGCCTTCAGCCGCGCGCTGGCCGCGCGCGGCTGGGTCGGCATCACCTTGCCGGCCGCACATGGCGGCGCCGGCCTGGACCCGTTCTCGCGCTTCGTGCTGGTGGAAGAACTGCTCGCCGCCGGCGCGCCCGTGTCCGCGCACTGGATCGCCGACCGCCAGAGCGGCCCGCTGATCCTGCGCTATGGCACCGAGGCGCAAAAGGCAAAGTACCTGTCCGCCATCTGCCGCGGCGACGCCTTCTTCTGTATCGGCATGAGCGAGCCGAACTCCGGCTCCGACCTTGCGAGCGTGGCCACGCGCGCGGTGCGGCAGCCGGACGGCAGCTGGCGCCTGAACGGCCGGAAGATCTGGACGACGAACGCCAACCACTGCCACTACATGCTGGCGCTGGTGCGCACCTCGGGCACGCCGCAGGACCGGCAGACCGGGCTGTCGCAGGTCATCGTCGACCTCTGCGCACCCGGCGTCACGGTACGCCCGATCCAGGACCTGACCGGCGACGCGCATTTCTCCGAGGTCAGCTTCGAGGACGTGGTGCTGGCGCCGGACGCGCTGATCGGGCAGGAAGGCAGCGGCTGGGAACAGGTGAACGCCGAGCTGGCGTTCGAGCGCAGCGGCCCGGAGCGGCTGTATTCGAGCGTGGTGCTGCTCGACACCTGGCTGGCCGCGCTGCGGCGCCTGCCCGAAGGACGGCGCGACACCGTCACCGCCGGCCGGCTGGTCGGCCATCTTGCGGTGCTGCGCGCGATGTCGCTGGCCGTGACGGCACGCCTGGCCGCGGGCGAAAGCCCGGTGGTCGAAGCCGCACTGGTGAAGGACCTGGGCACGACCTTCGAGCAGTCGATCCCGGCACTCGTGGAAGCCGCGCTGGGCGACGAGCCGGCGCTGGCGGCCGACGGCGCGCTGTACCGCACGCTGGCCTACGTCACGCAGATCGCCCCGTCCTATTCGCTGCGCGGCGGCACCCGCGAGATCCTGCGCGGCATGATCGCGCGCGGCCTGGGGCTGCGCTGA
- a CDS encoding MaoC family dehydratase, with translation MMHNHLPRLGQGFYWQDLKEGQAFRTFRRTVTETDLVNFISVTGMVEAIFIEDGYDGSAIGGRPVPGALTYTLIEGFILQTMIQGTGLAMLELTQQILAPVVVGDTIWATVTVTGIRPTSRSGRAVVDSAIEVFNQRNETVMTYTARRLLAGHAN, from the coding sequence ATGATGCACAACCACTTGCCGCGCCTGGGCCAGGGCTTCTACTGGCAGGACCTGAAGGAAGGCCAGGCGTTCCGCACCTTCCGCCGCACCGTGACCGAGACCGACCTCGTCAACTTCATTTCGGTCACCGGCATGGTCGAGGCGATCTTCATCGAGGACGGCTACGACGGCAGCGCGATCGGCGGCCGCCCGGTCCCGGGCGCGCTGACCTACACGCTGATCGAAGGCTTCATCCTGCAGACCATGATCCAGGGCACCGGCCTGGCGATGCTGGAGCTGACGCAGCAGATCCTTGCCCCGGTGGTGGTCGGCGACACGATCTGGGCCACCGTCACGGTGACCGGCATCCGGCCGACGTCGCGCAGCGGCCGCGCGGTAGTGGACTCGGCCATCGAAGTCTTCAACCAGCGCAACGAGACAGTCATGACGTATACGGCGCGCCGGCTGCTGGCCGGGCACGCGAACTGA
- a CDS encoding CoA transferase yields MLPLAGIRVIDLSTVVMGPYASQWLADFGAEVIKVEPPGGDSTRRTGPAAEAGMAAIFLGVNRSKKSVVLDLKQPAAQAALDRMLAGADVLMHSMRPQKLAALGLAPDDVKARHPQLVYVSLLGFAGDGPYGGRPAYDDIIQGLSGNAALMAAQTGSSRYFPTIAADKTSGLVAAMSVCAALAGRARGDGKGAMVEVPMFESMVAFNLVEHFYGRHFEPPRGGTGYPRVLAPLRRPYQSADGHVCMMPYTDAHWRDFFRAAGRPELAADARFTDISARTAHIETLYEITGEIVRGHSTAHWLEVCEALQIPVARINELDDLPDDPHLRATGFFEPVDDPAMGALRFPGAPVRFDGERAPISVPPRLGEHTARLLAQAGLTQQDIDGLSATGAAYCAPQPAGPGDNTKETA; encoded by the coding sequence ATGCTGCCGTTAGCAGGCATCCGCGTGATCGACCTTTCCACGGTCGTGATGGGCCCTTATGCCAGCCAGTGGCTGGCTGACTTTGGCGCAGAGGTCATCAAGGTCGAGCCGCCCGGGGGCGATTCCACACGCCGCACCGGCCCTGCCGCCGAAGCCGGCATGGCCGCCATTTTCCTGGGCGTGAACCGCAGCAAGAAGAGCGTCGTGCTGGACCTGAAACAGCCCGCCGCGCAGGCGGCGCTGGACCGCATGCTGGCCGGCGCGGACGTGCTGATGCATAGCATGCGCCCGCAAAAGCTGGCCGCGCTGGGCCTGGCGCCGGACGATGTGAAGGCACGCCATCCGCAACTGGTCTATGTCAGCCTGCTCGGCTTTGCCGGGGACGGTCCTTACGGCGGGCGCCCGGCCTACGACGACATCATCCAGGGTCTCTCCGGCAACGCCGCGCTGATGGCGGCGCAGACCGGCAGCAGCCGTTATTTCCCGACCATCGCGGCCGACAAGACCAGCGGACTGGTTGCGGCGATGTCGGTGTGCGCGGCGCTGGCCGGACGGGCCCGCGGCGACGGCAAGGGCGCCATGGTCGAGGTGCCGATGTTCGAGTCCATGGTCGCCTTCAACCTGGTCGAGCATTTCTATGGCCGGCATTTCGAGCCGCCACGCGGCGGCACCGGCTACCCGCGCGTGCTGGCCCCGCTGCGCCGGCCATACCAGAGCGCCGACGGCCATGTCTGCATGATGCCGTACACCGACGCACACTGGCGCGACTTCTTCCGCGCCGCCGGCCGGCCAGAACTGGCCGCGGATGCGCGCTTCACCGATATCTCGGCCCGCACCGCCCATATCGAAACGCTGTACGAGATCACGGGCGAGATCGTGCGCGGGCACAGCACCGCGCACTGGCTGGAAGTCTGCGAAGCGCTGCAGATTCCCGTGGCCCGGATCAACGAACTCGATGACCTGCCCGACGATCCGCACCTGCGCGCCACCGGCTTCTTCGAACCAGTCGATGACCCCGCCATGGGCGCGCTGCGCTTTCCGGGCGCACCCGTGCGCTTCGACGGCGAGCGTGCGCCGATCAGCGTGCCGCCGCGCCTCGGCGAGCACACCGCTCGGTTGCTGGCGCAGGCCGGGCTGACGCAGCAGGACATCGACGGGCTCAGCGCCACGGGCGCCGCGTATTGCGCGCCGCAACCCGCGGGCCCCGGGGACAACACCAAGGAGACAGCATGA
- a CDS encoding LysR family transcriptional regulator → MDLRQLQQFVALAETGNFHRAAERLHMAQPPLSISIRKLEEQLGTALFVRTPRGVRLTQAGEAALQDARRALFHAGQARAAAMAAAQGERGALRIGFIGSATYALLPKLIPAFRAAHPGIELVLQESTTAAILDQLEKHRLDAGLVRFPILSSGGYTLTPLESDVFVAAVPADSPHAGEESIPLKSLAAEPFIMHPAAAVPNLHAVAMMLCQQAGFVPRVTQEAVQVQTIVSLVESGLGVALVPSVATRYANRRVKFLPLSSPRPAGRIGIALAARADDADRQVQRFLAAALAAVEGEG, encoded by the coding sequence ATGGATCTGCGCCAGCTCCAGCAGTTCGTCGCCCTGGCCGAAACGGGCAACTTCCACCGCGCGGCCGAGCGCCTGCACATGGCGCAGCCGCCGCTGTCGATCTCGATCCGCAAGCTCGAGGAGCAGCTTGGCACCGCGCTGTTCGTGCGCACGCCGCGCGGCGTCAGGCTGACGCAGGCCGGCGAGGCCGCGCTGCAGGACGCACGCCGCGCGCTGTTCCATGCCGGGCAGGCACGCGCGGCGGCCATGGCGGCCGCGCAGGGCGAGCGTGGCGCCTTGCGCATCGGCTTTATCGGCTCCGCCACCTATGCCCTGCTGCCAAAGCTGATCCCGGCGTTCCGCGCCGCGCACCCGGGCATCGAGCTGGTGCTGCAGGAGTCCACCACGGCTGCCATTCTCGACCAGCTCGAGAAGCACCGCCTCGACGCCGGGCTGGTCCGCTTCCCGATCCTGAGCAGCGGCGGCTACACGCTCACGCCGCTGGAAAGCGACGTCTTCGTTGCCGCGGTGCCCGCGGACAGCCCGCATGCCGGCGAGGAGTCCATTCCGTTGAAGTCGCTGGCGGCCGAGCCGTTCATCATGCATCCGGCGGCAGCGGTGCCCAACCTGCATGCCGTCGCCATGATGCTGTGCCAGCAGGCCGGCTTCGTGCCGCGCGTCACGCAGGAAGCGGTGCAGGTGCAGACCATCGTGAGCCTGGTGGAAAGCGGGTTGGGCGTGGCGCTGGTGCCCAGTGTGGCCACGCGTTATGCGAACCGCAGGGTGAAGTTCCTCCCGCTGTCCAGTCCGCGGCCGGCGGGGCGGATTGGCATTGCGCTGGCCGCGCGGGCCGATGATGCCGACCGGCAGGTGCAGAGGTTTCTTGCGGCGGCGCTGGCGGCGGTCGAAGGTGAAGGATGA
- a CDS encoding helix-turn-helix transcriptional regulator — translation MGEHPSVDEDFHRLVDSIYESAMDVAAMPAALDLFSRYTGTGSPRYLIWDKLAGHARLGVTPHGCFTSGIGLPDGVIPPSAPGQPAHAGTAHATSGAALAMEDGGASAVDVAVAADGSGLEQGFRLVDTAEICVLMSGTRTGHGRLDGTARERRLAHVMPHWVRAARMQQRNFELSGLASLGLAGLDTLDFGVMVLQADMRVRYANSWAEALVQADSHLALEQGVLHARDASLQAVLQRLLEGAVRGRGADAAAGSWMHITSGGQPVPIIVTPLVSRQPVEGPWQLPAAMMLFGNSESRSVLDAAVLTSLFGLSRKESIIAIRLAAGETLNEIAEREFLSPHTVRVHIRDTLRKTGTHRQSELVRLLHLLPGVNLMRARACPADRPREKQGKNG, via the coding sequence ATGGGCGAACACCCGAGTGTCGACGAGGACTTTCATCGTCTGGTCGACTCTATCTATGAGTCCGCAATGGACGTGGCGGCCATGCCCGCCGCACTGGACCTTTTTTCCCGCTATACAGGCACAGGCAGCCCACGCTACCTGATCTGGGACAAGCTCGCCGGCCATGCCCGGCTCGGCGTGACCCCGCATGGATGTTTCACCAGCGGTATCGGCCTGCCAGACGGGGTCATTCCGCCGTCCGCCCCGGGCCAGCCGGCGCATGCCGGAACGGCGCACGCCACGTCCGGCGCCGCTCTGGCCATGGAGGATGGTGGCGCATCCGCGGTTGACGTTGCCGTTGCCGCTGACGGCAGCGGACTGGAACAGGGCTTCCGGCTCGTCGACACCGCCGAGATCTGCGTGCTCATGAGTGGCACCCGTACCGGGCACGGCCGTCTCGACGGCACCGCGCGCGAGCGCCGCCTGGCCCATGTCATGCCGCACTGGGTCCGCGCCGCGCGCATGCAGCAGCGCAACTTCGAGCTGAGCGGACTGGCCTCGCTGGGGCTCGCCGGGCTCGACACGCTCGACTTCGGCGTGATGGTGCTGCAGGCGGATATGCGCGTGCGCTACGCCAATAGCTGGGCCGAGGCGCTGGTCCAGGCCGACAGCCACCTTGCGCTGGAACAGGGAGTGCTGCACGCGCGCGACGCCTCGCTGCAGGCGGTGCTGCAGCGGCTGCTGGAGGGTGCCGTGCGCGGCCGCGGCGCCGATGCCGCCGCGGGCTCATGGATGCACATCACGTCCGGCGGACAGCCCGTACCGATCATCGTGACGCCGCTGGTATCGCGCCAGCCGGTCGAAGGTCCCTGGCAACTGCCCGCCGCGATGATGCTGTTCGGCAATTCCGAATCGCGCTCGGTGCTCGATGCGGCGGTGCTGACCTCGCTGTTCGGCCTGTCGCGCAAGGAAAGCATCATCGCCATCCGGCTGGCGGCCGGCGAAACGCTCAATGAGATTGCCGAGCGGGAATTCCTTTCGCCGCATACCGTGCGGGTGCATATCCGGGATACGCTGCGCAAGACCGGCACGCACCGGCAGTCCGAGCTGGTGCGGCTGCTGCATTTGTTGCCCGGCGTGAACCTGATGCGGGCGCGGGCATGTCCGGCGGACCGGCCTCGGGAAAAGCAGGGCAAGAACGGGTAA